A segment of the Nocardia higoensis genome:
GCGCATCGCGAATCCCGCTGACTTCTCACGCGTGACATCCTCCGCGTGAAACGCCAAGGGCCGGACGGAATCGTCCGGCCCTTAGCGCTGTCTGCGGTAGGGTACGACAAAGGTGAACGCCCCCGCCGACCCCCGGCTGCGGGGTCAGATAGGTACAGTCCCCACGTGACTACGAACACCGGAACACAGCAAGCGGTCCAGGTGAACGAAGAAGTCTTCGACGCCGCGGCACACGCGGCGGCCATGGTCGGTCACCACTATCGCGTCGACGACTACTACGAAGTCGGTCGCGAGAAGGTCCGGGAGTACGCCCGGTCCGTGCAGGACTACCACCCGGTGCACTGGGACGAGAGCGTCGCGCAGGAGTACGGCTACGACAGCCTGGTCGCCCCGCTCACCTTCGTCTCCCTGGTCGGCATCCTGGCCCAGCGCAAGCTGTTCGAGACGGTCGTCACCGGCTACGACCTGAGCCAGATCATGCAGACCGACCAGATCCTGGAATTCCATCGCCCGGTCCGGGTCGGCGACCAGCTCACCTGCGATGTGTACCTGCACTCGTTCCGGCAGGCGTTCGGCGGCGACATCATCGTCACCAAGAACATCGTGACCGCGCAGAACGACGAACTGGTGCTCACCACCTACACCACGCTCGTCGGCCGCAGCGGTGCCGATATCGACCCGAACCTGCAGCACGCGGTGCGCAACGTGCTCATGCACGGCATCGGTCCCGAGGAGCCCGAGCACCACCCGCGCGCCGATCACCTGCTGGGCCAGGTGGCGAGCGCTTCCCCGGTCCCCGTCGGCACCCTGCCCGAGCCGTTCGTCAGCGAGCGCGCCCGCGCCTTCGACCACGTCGCCGTCGGCGACGAACTGCCCGTCCGCACGGTGCGGCTGACCCGCGGCGATCTGGTCAACTACGCCGGAGTGTCCGGCGATGCCAACCCGATCCACTGGAGCGACGATGTCGTCAAGCTGGTCGGCCTCGACGACGTGGTCGCCCACGGCATGCTGACCATGGGCCTCGGCGGCGGCTTCATCAGCTCCTGGCTGGGTGATCCCGGCGCGGTCAAGGAGTACAACGTGCGCTTCACCAGCCCGGTGTTCGTGCCCGCCGATTCCGCCGCCGAGATCGAGTACGCCGGCAAGGTGAAGTCGATGGATCCCGAGACCCGCACCGCCGTGATCGCCGTCGTCGCCAAGTCCGCGGGCAGGAAGATCTTCGGCCGCGCGACCGCGACAGTGCAGCTGTCCTGAATACCGGCTGACCTGCCGCACCGGGCCGGATTGGCTATTGCGCGGGTCGGTAAGTACACTCGGGAGCCTGGGGTCACCAGCCGCTGCGCGCTGCTCTGTGGGGCTGGTTCCTGCGGGAGCCGGCAACGCCGACGCGGCGCGCGTCCTGTGTAAGGTGCGTAAGGTGCCCCCGGACCGGAGTCGGGAACGCTTCGACGCCGGTACAACTGAATATCGAACGGTGGTTGGACAGCTGTTCCACACGGTCCAACCGAAGGGGCGTAGCTCAACTGGCAGAGCAGCGGTCTCCAAAACCGCAGGTTGCAGGTTCAAGTCCTGTCGCCCCTGCCCTTTTGCCAGCGACGAGAGAGGATCGACGTGAGCGACGAGCGGGACACTCGCCACGGCGCGCATGCGGCCGACAATGGCGATGGCACCGCCGAGGTGAACCGGCCGAGCGGCAAGCGTTCGGCCCGGCGGACCCGCTCCGGCTCGTCCTCCTCGGTCGAAACCGGTGCGATCGCCA
Coding sequences within it:
- a CDS encoding fused (3R)-hydroxyacyl-ACP dehydratase subunits HadA/HadB, which translates into the protein MTTNTGTQQAVQVNEEVFDAAAHAAAMVGHHYRVDDYYEVGREKVREYARSVQDYHPVHWDESVAQEYGYDSLVAPLTFVSLVGILAQRKLFETVVTGYDLSQIMQTDQILEFHRPVRVGDQLTCDVYLHSFRQAFGGDIIVTKNIVTAQNDELVLTTYTTLVGRSGADIDPNLQHAVRNVLMHGIGPEEPEHHPRADHLLGQVASASPVPVGTLPEPFVSERARAFDHVAVGDELPVRTVRLTRGDLVNYAGVSGDANPIHWSDDVVKLVGLDDVVAHGMLTMGLGGGFISSWLGDPGAVKEYNVRFTSPVFVPADSAAEIEYAGKVKSMDPETRTAVIAVVAKSAGRKIFGRATATVQLS